The window CATCAAAGGTGCGCTGAAGGTAGATGGTCAGCGATACGATGACCCACCTGCTGGTATGGACCAGCTAGACTGGCGTTCCATCATGGCTATATTATACAAAGTTGGGTATAACGGTTCGTTAAGTATTGAACCTCACTCCACGACTTGGCGGGGCACATTAGGTGATAAAGGTGTTGACTTTACCATTGAATTCATAAAGAACTATATTTTATAAATAACATACCCAGTGTATAGAGGAATGCTCCCCTGATGGTAAACATTTTATTATTTCAAATGTCTACCATCAGGGGAGTATATTTTAGCACTTAGGAAAACATTGTGCCTCATTCTTCCCTTTATCTACTTTCACAATTTGCATCATACCAAAACCAATCCCCAAAATCTGAAGACATGCAGCCATATAAAACACAGCCATATATCCTGATAAAGATGCTATAACTCCCCAGATAAATGATCCTAGACCATAGCCAATATCCAGTGTACTGAAATATACTGCATTAGCCAGCCCCTTTTTATGATTAGGCATGACTTCAATCAGTAAGGTGTTGATAACAGGTCCAATAGAGCCTATAGCAAATCCTGCAGGAAAAGCAAGAAATAACATCTGTCCCATGGTCCTTACCTGAGTCAAGAAAATTAAAGATATAAAATATACAAAAGTGGACATAAATATAATCTGAAACTTACCAAACTTTTTAACTAAAGGATTGACAACAAATCTTGATGCAATCATACCTATAGCATTTATTGTAAAGAATGAACCTATGCTAGTGAATCCTAAGCTGATTGCATAAAGTGCAAGAAAAGACACAATGGCACTTTGTGACAATGCATTCAAGAAAAGAATGATGATGGGTAACCGTAAATACGCCCAACTAAATGCATCCTTACAGCCATGACTCTGATGAACAATTTTTTCCTCATTCCCATGTCCCTTTCCAAAAAGCATGAGCAGCAATGTCAACAGCCCTATACCCATCATAACGAGAAAAAGTAGTGTGAATCCACGATAATCAGGCCCAACCAACCAAAAACCGACAACAGGACCAATCACTGCTGATAAAGACTGGGCTATAGCTGTAAACCCGATACCTTCAAGCAACCTAGACGGATGGCAAATCACTGAAATATACGTACTGGTTGCTGTTGTTGACAAGCCAAAGCCTACACCCTGCAAAGTTCTTCCAATAAACACAACTCCGATTGTATCTGCTAAAAGGAACATGCCTGTAGCCCCAATCATTAGAATAATTCCTATCAAAATGACACGTTTGTTACCTAAGCGCTCAGTCAAACTTCCGGATACAAAACGCATGGCTAAAGCACCAACGGTAAATATGGACGTCATAATGCCTGCATAGGTGTCAACTCCCGTTAAATTCTTGGCATAGATTGTCAACAAGGACAAAGAAATACTAATAACGATAAACAAGCCAAACATAACGATAAGAGCTATAATGTATCCACGGCTCCACAATTTTTCCTTCCTGTTATTCATCAGATATCACCATATCTGATGCAGCAATATCCTTATCTTCCCTAAATAACCTAAATTGGATAGATTCAACATCCAGCGAATCACTACCTAGGATATATTCATTCAGTGGAAATATTGGATTCATATTTTATACAGCCCCTTTCATTAACTGAAGACCTTATTAGTGTTTTATATGACGCATTCATTATCAAGAAGCTTAATCTGACGGTTATTGTGTTGTTTATTTTGTTCTTCCTGCTACGCCAATGAAGTACTTTCTCATGAACTTGCTTTCATCATCAAGTTCCATATCATCCACAGTATGAAGAACCATCTCCTTTGTAATGATTGAATGCTCCCCTGCTGCTGTTATAATTCGACTAAATACTTCATCTCGTTTTACTTCTTTTGTCAGATTTAGCAAGGTGATGACCTGTTTATACGCTCCTGGTTCATAGTCAAATGAACTTAATTCCTTAAAATTATCAAATGACTTGGCGTAAGCTTTCATGGCTTTAAGGTCTTCCACAGTCATTTCACGGTCCTTAAATAACCCCATGCGTTCATATTGCTCAATGGGTGCATCATTTGCAATCATCTGCGCTCGTATACCATTAATCATCTCAACTTCAACATCGTCATCTTCATACACATTCAGTTGAGCAGGGTCTTTGGTTACGTCAAAAAGCATGGTCCCATATTGAGTCGGGTCATTAAAACCTGCTGCACTTACTGGTATTTTCATAAGCTTACAGCCTTTCGTAAAATCAAATCCATCATGAATCTCTGTCTCTTGAAGTTCTGCAGGCTTAAACATACTTCGCATATGCGTCGGCATCAATGTATATTCATTCAGTGGTTTATTGTCTTTCTTGGCAGGTGCCAATAAGTATACATGTTGACCATCTGTTATATTAATATGACTACCATGATAACCAAACAATGCTGTTTTTCTAACGGGTTTATCTTCCTGAAGTACTGGTGCTAAAGGCTTACCCATCATCGTAGTCGGAATGTCCACATTGAAGTATTCAAGAAGGGTTGGCGCAATATCAATGGTTTGTGCCAACGCATCCGTATGTACATTTTTCCTACCACTACGGGGATCCCATATAAACAATGGTATATGGGCAACTTCATTATACGTGGGCATGATCGACTTAGACCACCAGCCATGTTCCCCTAACATATAACCATGGTCGGTATTG is drawn from Vallitalea pronyensis and contains these coding sequences:
- a CDS encoding sulfatase; its protein translation is MMKAIMVMFDSLNRRMLPNYGCEWIQAPNFKRLGEKTVTFDTCYVGSLPCMPARRELQTGRYNFLHRSWGPMEPFDDAMPEILKNNGIYTHITSDHQHYWEDGGCTYHTRYSSWEISRGQEGDPWKGYVGKVEFPETPFKVTEYMQKHYGFHILKHDIVNRQYLKEEQDFPQAVTFKNGLNFMEENKNEDNWFLQIETFDPHEPFFAPEEYYNLYPDNDYGEEEFDWPPYGPVMESDAVVQHGIKRYAALLSMCDKYLGKVLDMMDKYNMWEDTMLIVNTDHGYMLGEHGWWSKSIMPTYNEVAHIPLFIWDPRSGRKNVHTDALAQTIDIAPTLLEYFNVDIPTTMMGKPLAPVLQEDKPVRKTALFGYHGSHINITDGQHVYLLAPAKKDNKPLNEYTLMPTHMRSMFKPAELQETEIHDGFDFTKGCKLMKIPVSAAGFNDPTQYGTMLFDVTKDPAQLNVYEDDDVEVEMINGIRAQMIANDAPIEQYERMGLFKDREMTVEDLKAMKAYAKSFDNFKELSSFDYEPGAYKQVITLLNLTKEVKRDEVFSRIITAAGEHSIITKEMVLHTVDDMELDDESKFMRKYFIGVAGRTK
- a CDS encoding MFS transporter; protein product: MNNRKEKLWSRGYIIALIVMFGLFIVISISLSLLTIYAKNLTGVDTYAGIMTSIFTVGALAMRFVSGSLTERLGNKRVILIGIILMIGATGMFLLADTIGVVFIGRTLQGVGFGLSTTATSTYISVICHPSRLLEGIGFTAIAQSLSAVIGPVVGFWLVGPDYRGFTLLFLVMMGIGLLTLLLMLFGKGHGNEEKIVHQSHGCKDAFSWAYLRLPIIILFLNALSQSAIVSFLALYAISLGFTSIGSFFTINAIGMIASRFVVNPLVKKFGKFQIIFMSTFVYFISLIFLTQVRTMGQMLFLAFPAGFAIGSIGPVINTLLIEVMPNHKKGLANAVYFSTLDIGYGLGSFIWGVIASLSGYMAVFYMAACLQILGIGFGMMQIVKVDKGKNEAQCFPKC